Proteins encoded in a region of the Balaenoptera ricei isolate mBalRic1 chromosome 19, mBalRic1.hap2, whole genome shotgun sequence genome:
- the CFDP1 gene encoding craniofacial development protein 1 isoform X5 gives MEEFDSEDFSTSEEDEDYVPSGGEYSEDDVNELVKEDEVDGEEQTQKTKGRKRKAQSVPARKRKQGGLSLEEEDEEDANEESGGSSSEEEDAAAEPGKGIESEDARKKKEDELWASFLNDVGPKSKVPPHTQVKRGEEAEETSSSKLLVKAEELEKPKETEKVKITKVFDFAGEEVRVTKEVDATSKEAKSFFKQNEKEKPQANVPSALPSLPAGSGPGSRQHCVTLNHNTMSHLKKADS, from the exons ATGGAGGAATTCGACTCCGAAGACTTCTCCACCTCAGAGGAGGACGAAGACTACGTGCCATCCG GTGGAGAGTATAGTGAAGATGATGTAAATGAATTAGTGAAGGAAGATGAAGTGGATGGTGAAGAGCAGACACAGAAaaccaaagggagaaaaagaaaggctcaGAGCGTTCCGGCCAG GAAGAGAAAACAAGGTGGCCTCTCGTTAGAAGAAGAGGACGAGGAGGATGCCAACGAGGAATCTGGAGGAAGTAGTAGTGAGGAGGAAGATGCAGCTGCAGAGCCAGGAAAAGGCATTGAGTCAGAGGAtgcaaggaaaaagaaggaagatgaacTGTGGGCCAGCTTCCTCAATGACGTAGGACCAAAATCAAAAGTGCCTCCGCATACACAAGTTAAA agaggagaggaggctgaAGAGACAAGTTCAAGTAAATTGTTGGTCAAAGCAGAAGAGCTAGAGAAacctaaagaaacagaaaaagttaaAATCACCAAGGTGTTTGATTTTGCTGGTGAAGAAGTCAG GGTGACTAAGGAAGTGGATGCTACATCTAAAGAAGCCAAATCCTTcttcaagcaaaatgagaaagaaaaaccccAGGCTAATGTCCCTTCAGCTCTGCCGTCACTTCCTGCCGGGTCAGG CCCTGGCTCCAGACAACACTGTGTTACACTG
- the CFDP1 gene encoding craniofacial development protein 1 isoform X4 — translation MEEFDSEDFSTSEEDEDYVPSGGEYSEDDVNELVKEDEVDGEEQTQKTKGRKRKAQSVPARKRKQGGLSLEEEDEEDANEESGGSSSEEEDAAAEPGKGIESEDARKKKEDELWASFLNDVGPKSKVPPHTQVKRGEEAEETSSSKLLVKAEELEKPKETEKVKITKVFDFAGEEVRVTKEVDATSKEAKSFFKQNEKEKPQANVPSALPSLPAGSGPGSRQHCVTLNHNTMSHLKKSIQAAVTDYYTLGGL, via the exons ATGGAGGAATTCGACTCCGAAGACTTCTCCACCTCAGAGGAGGACGAAGACTACGTGCCATCCG GTGGAGAGTATAGTGAAGATGATGTAAATGAATTAGTGAAGGAAGATGAAGTGGATGGTGAAGAGCAGACACAGAAaaccaaagggagaaaaagaaaggctcaGAGCGTTCCGGCCAG GAAGAGAAAACAAGGTGGCCTCTCGTTAGAAGAAGAGGACGAGGAGGATGCCAACGAGGAATCTGGAGGAAGTAGTAGTGAGGAGGAAGATGCAGCTGCAGAGCCAGGAAAAGGCATTGAGTCAGAGGAtgcaaggaaaaagaaggaagatgaacTGTGGGCCAGCTTCCTCAATGACGTAGGACCAAAATCAAAAGTGCCTCCGCATACACAAGTTAAA agaggagaggaggctgaAGAGACAAGTTCAAGTAAATTGTTGGTCAAAGCAGAAGAGCTAGAGAAacctaaagaaacagaaaaagttaaAATCACCAAGGTGTTTGATTTTGCTGGTGAAGAAGTCAG GGTGACTAAGGAAGTGGATGCTACATCTAAAGAAGCCAAATCCTTcttcaagcaaaatgagaaagaaaaaccccAGGCTAATGTCCCTTCAGCTCTGCCGTCACTTCCTGCCGGGTCAGG CCCTGGCTCCAGACAACACTGTGTTACACTG
- the LOC132353482 gene encoding tigger transposable element-derived protein 1 codes for MTPERSAAVLPSVPKRKKAVMCLMEKIRVLDKLRSGMSCSAVGREFNVNESTIRYIKKKEKEIRRSVREAAPESAKVTSIVREEAMEKMEKRLNLWIHEMTTDKKGVVDSIVVRLKAKEIYGHVTQGQKNVKPFSASAGWLARFKRRYGVSNVKLAGEASSADQEAAEEFKKYLLSVIQEKGYVEEQVFNADETGLFYKDVGKRTYITQMASKAPGFKSFQDYATLLLCANAKGDFKCKPLMVYRAPSSQALKGKSVNHMPVHWRWNKKAWMTSDWFHSCFIPEVEYYLHGRNLAFKILLILDNAPVHCCEELRNAHPNVEVLFMPPNTTSLIQPLDQGIIKAFKAHYTRELYSKAFEALRANKKTTMMDYWKSVTIRNVIDYVGTAWDNIKQATINNCWKNVWPDCVENFEGFEGVTESIKNSVKNIMHIAWQISGEGFDDMREEDVEEILAEKAVEPTNEDLDEMAKQGVGVSDDEDGDESQPKSPGIVPLTAAKISEWNSALEKIFSDMEECDPMLDRSLKFKRLTSCAFAPYAEMLKDLRQKARQTGLTQFLEPVWEGKLPTPSTSGESQTSEVELTDVNLPPSSSSAE; via the coding sequence ATGACCCCTGAGCGTAGTGCTGCGGTGCTGCCTAGTGTTCCTAAgcgcaagaaggctgtgatgtgccttatggagaaaatacgtgtgttagataagcttcgtTCAGGCATGAGTTGTAGTGCTGTTGGCCGTGAGTTCAACGTTAATGAGTCAACAATCCGGTacatcaagaaaaaggaaaaggaaattcgCCGATCTGTACGTGAGGCTGCTCCGGAAAGTGCTAAAGTGACATCTATAGTGCGTGAGGAAGCTATGGAAAAGATGGAAAAGCGGCTCAATTTGTGGATTCATGAGATGACAACCGATAAAAAAGGTGTGGTGGACAGCATTGTTGTGAGGCTGAAAGCCAAAGAAATTTACGGTCACGTTACCCAGGGTCAGAAAAACGTGAAACCCTTCTCGGCTAGCGCTGGCTGGCTTGCACGTTTCAAAAGACGATATGGTGTGAGTAATGTTAAGCTTGCAGGTGAGGCAAGTTCTGCAGATCAGGAGGCTGcggaagaatttaaaaaatacctgctAAGTGTTATACAGGAAAAGGGGTACGTGGAAGAGCAGGTTTTCAACGCTGATGAGACTGGCCTATTTTACAAAGACGTTGGCAAAAGAACCTATATAACGCAAATGGCCTCCAAAGCCCCTGGCTTTAAATCATTCCAGGATTATGCAACCCTGCTTCTGTGCGCCAATGCCAAGGGCGACTTTAAATGCAAACCCCTAATGGTGTACAGAGCTCCAAGTTCACAAGCACTTAAAGGGAAAAGCGTGAATCATATGCCGGTGCATTGGAGGTGGAACAAAAAAGCGTGGATGACTTCTGATTGGTTCCACAGCTGCTTCATACCAGAAGTTGAATACTATCTTCACGGCAGAAACCTTGCCTTCAAGATTTTGTTAATTTTGGATAATGCCCCAGTCCATTGCTGTGAAGAACTCAGAAATGCCCACCCCAACGTAGAAGTTCTTTTCATGCCCCCAAATACTACGTCTCTCATCCAACCCCTGGATCAGGGCATAATAAAAGCCTTCAAGGCGCACTATACTAGGGAGCTTTATAGCAAGGCTTTTGAGGCTCTCAGAGCCAACAAGAAAACTACCATGATGGACTATTGGAAGTCAGTCACTATACGCAACGTTATTGATTATGTTGGCACAgcgtgggacaacatcaagcaggCTACTATCAATAATTGTTGGAAAAATGTTTGGCCGGACTGCGTAGAAAATTTTGAAGGCTTTGAAGGTGTTACAGAAAGTATAAAGAACAGTGTCAAAAACATAATGCATATCGCATGGCAGATAAGTGGAGAAGGCTTTGATGACATGAGAGAAGAAGATGTGGAGGAAATTTTGGCAGAGAAAGCAGTAGAACCCACCAACGAAGACTTGGACGAGATGGCAAAACAAGGCGTTGGAGTCAGtgatgatgaagatggtgatgaaAGTCAGCCTAAGAGTCCAGGAATTGTCCCTCTTACAGCGGCCAAAATATCAGAATGGAACTCTGCCTTGGAAAAAATTTTCAGTGACATGGAAGAGTGTGACCCTATGCTTGATCGCAGCCTCAAATTTAAGCGCTTAACCTCCTGTGCGTTTGCCCCCTATGCCGAGATGCTTAAAGATTTGAGGCAAAAAGCCAGGCAGACGGGGCTGACCCAATTTTTGGAGCCAGTTTGGGAGGGAAAATTGCCGACTCCATCAACAAGTGGTGAGAGCCAAACCTCTGAGGTTGAACTGACAGATGTCAACCTGCcaccctcttcctcttctgcaGAATGA